From Paramagnetospirillum magnetotacticum MS-1, one genomic window encodes:
- a CDS encoding NADP-dependent malic enzyme, with amino-acid sequence MSDELRDAALEYHRLPTPGKISVTPTKPLATQRDLALAYSPGVAAACELIVADEDSAADVTARGNLVAVVTNGTAVLGLGPIGPLAAKPVMEGKGVLFKKFAGIDVFDMELAELDPDKLVDIIAAMEPTFGAINLEDIKAPECFEVERKLQERVKIPVMHDDQHGTAIVVGAAMVNALRVVGKDIGEVKLVASGAGAAALACLNLLCKLGVKRENVWVTDIKGVVYEGRTELMDQYKSIYSKKTDMRTLAEVIEGADIFLGLSAPRVLTGEMVDKMAQKPIVFALANPTPEILPDEVKAVRPDAIIATGRSDYPNQVNNVLVFPYIFRGALDVGATQINDEMKLACVYALANLAMAESDERVRAAYGTAPLTFGPEYLIPKPFDSRLIIKIAPAVAKAAMESGVARRPIIDFDVYMDRLNQFVFRSGLVMKPVFDRARQDMRRIVYTEGEGRRVLHAVQTVVDEGLAHPILIGRREVVEKRILDLDLRIRIGQDFDLCDPEDDPRFNEYWRLYHSIMERHGVSPEYARTVVRTRNTVIGTLMLKRKEADAMICGTIGRYDKHLSHILNVIGTRDGVKVPAAMNLLIMPAGTFFICDTYVTPEPTPEQVCDMTLLASEEVRRFGIEPKVAFLSHANFGNRSSASAARQREALALLREKAPYLEAEGEMHGDAALSEEIRTRIFPNSKLKGAANLLVMPTLDAANISFNLLKVAGDALSVGPILMGIAQPAHILTPSATVRNIVNITALAAVDAQMHAGKGR; translated from the coding sequence ATGTCCGACGAGTTGCGCGACGCGGCGCTGGAATACCATCGCCTTCCCACCCCCGGTAAGATCAGCGTCACCCCCACCAAGCCGCTGGCCACCCAGCGCGACCTGGCGCTGGCCTATTCCCCCGGTGTGGCCGCCGCGTGCGAATTGATCGTCGCCGACGAGGACAGCGCCGCCGATGTGACGGCCAGGGGCAATCTGGTGGCCGTGGTGACCAACGGCACCGCCGTTCTGGGCCTCGGCCCCATCGGCCCTCTGGCCGCCAAGCCGGTGATGGAGGGCAAGGGCGTCCTGTTCAAGAAGTTCGCCGGTATCGACGTCTTCGACATGGAACTGGCCGAACTGGACCCGGACAAGCTGGTGGACATCATCGCCGCCATGGAACCCACTTTCGGCGCCATCAATCTGGAAGACATCAAGGCGCCCGAGTGTTTCGAGGTGGAGCGCAAGCTGCAAGAGCGGGTCAAGATTCCGGTCATGCATGACGACCAGCACGGCACCGCCATCGTGGTGGGCGCCGCCATGGTCAACGCGCTGCGCGTGGTGGGCAAGGATATCGGCGAGGTCAAGCTGGTGGCGTCGGGCGCCGGTGCTGCGGCTCTGGCCTGTCTCAACCTGCTGTGCAAGCTGGGCGTCAAGCGCGAGAACGTCTGGGTCACCGATATCAAGGGCGTGGTCTATGAGGGCCGCACCGAGTTGATGGACCAGTACAAGTCCATCTACTCCAAGAAGACCGACATGCGCACCCTGGCCGAGGTCATCGAGGGCGCCGACATCTTCCTAGGGTTGTCCGCGCCGCGCGTCCTGACCGGCGAGATGGTCGACAAGATGGCGCAAAAGCCCATCGTCTTCGCGCTCGCCAATCCCACCCCGGAAATCCTGCCCGACGAAGTCAAGGCGGTGCGCCCCGATGCCATCATCGCCACGGGCCGCTCGGACTATCCCAATCAGGTCAATAACGTCCTGGTCTTCCCCTATATCTTCCGCGGCGCGCTGGACGTGGGCGCCACCCAGATCAATGACGAGATGAAGCTGGCCTGCGTCTATGCCCTGGCCAATCTCGCCATGGCCGAGTCGGATGAGCGGGTGCGCGCCGCCTATGGCACCGCGCCGCTGACCTTCGGCCCGGAATACCTGATCCCCAAGCCCTTCGATTCCCGCCTGATCATCAAGATCGCTCCCGCCGTGGCCAAGGCGGCCATGGAATCGGGCGTGGCGCGCCGTCCCATCATCGATTTCGATGTCTATATGGACCGGCTGAACCAGTTCGTCTTCCGCTCCGGCCTGGTGATGAAGCCGGTCTTCGACCGCGCCCGCCAGGACATGCGCCGCATCGTCTATACCGAGGGCGAAGGCCGCCGCGTCCTGCACGCCGTGCAGACCGTGGTGGATGAAGGCCTGGCCCATCCCATCCTCATCGGGCGGCGCGAAGTGGTGGAAAAGCGCATCTTGGATCTGGACCTGCGCATCCGCATCGGTCAGGACTTCGACCTGTGCGACCCGGAAGACGATCCCCGCTTCAACGAGTACTGGCGTCTCTACCACTCCATCATGGAGCGCCATGGCGTCAGCCCGGAATACGCGCGGACCGTGGTGCGTACCCGCAATACGGTGATCGGCACCTTGATGCTGAAGCGCAAGGAAGCCGACGCCATGATCTGCGGCACCATCGGCCGCTACGACAAGCATCTATCGCACATCCTCAACGTCATCGGCACCCGTGACGGCGTCAAGGTTCCGGCGGCCATGAACCTGTTGATCATGCCAGCTGGGACTTTCTTCATCTGCGACACCTATGTGACGCCGGAACCCACGCCCGAACAGGTCTGCGACATGACCTTGCTGGCCTCGGAGGAAGTGCGGCGCTTTGGCATCGAGCCCAAGGTGGCCTTCCTGTCCCATGCCAATTTCGGCAACCGCTCCTCGGCTTCCGCCGCGCGTCAGCGCGAAGCCCTGGCCCTGCTGCGCGAAAAGGCTCCCTATCTGGAGGCCGAGGGCGAAATGCACGGCGATGCGGCGCTTTCGGAAGAAATCCGCACCCGCATCTTCCCCAATTCCAAGCTGAAGGGCGCGGCCAATCTGCTGGTCATGCCGACGCTGGACGCCGCCAATATCTCGTTCAACCTGCTGAAGGTTGCGGGCGACGCCTTGTCGGTGGGGCCGATCCTGATGGGCATCGCCCAACCGGCCCACATCCTCACGCCGTCCGCCACAGTGCGCAACATCGTCAACATCACCGCCCTGGCGGCGGTGGATGCCCAGATGCACGCGGGCAAGGGACGGTAG
- a CDS encoding cytidylyltransferase domain-containing protein, translating into MTAAVIVQARMGSTRLPGKILMPLGGMSALAQCLRRCASIPGIDRVVCAIPEGEDEAPVVAEAIRCGALVARGPSADVLKRYALAAELAEADVVMRVTSDCPLLDPDLCGNMLAKLKTEGLDFCCNNTPPSWPHGLDAEVFTRALLMEADRTATEPFEREHVTPWMRKASHVKRGNIARIGADLSLDCRWTLDYPEDYAFLAALFERLPEEIVPTQAVLAVLAAHPELAEINAMHHGVRAKPPTK; encoded by the coding sequence GTGACGGCGGCGGTCATCGTCCAGGCCCGCATGGGCTCGACCCGGTTACCGGGCAAGATCCTGATGCCTCTGGGGGGCATGAGCGCCCTGGCCCAGTGCCTGCGCCGGTGCGCCTCCATTCCCGGCATCGATCGGGTGGTCTGCGCCATTCCCGAAGGAGAAGACGAAGCGCCCGTGGTCGCCGAGGCGATCCGCTGCGGCGCCCTGGTGGCGCGCGGCCCGTCCGCCGATGTGCTGAAGCGTTACGCCCTGGCGGCGGAACTGGCCGAGGCCGATGTGGTCATGCGGGTAACCAGCGATTGCCCCCTGCTCGACCCGGATTTGTGCGGGAACATGCTGGCCAAGCTCAAGACCGAGGGGCTGGACTTCTGCTGCAACAACACCCCGCCCTCCTGGCCCCATGGCCTGGATGCCGAGGTGTTCACCCGCGCCCTGCTGATGGAGGCGGACCGCACGGCCACCGAGCCCTTCGAGCGCGAGCATGTGACGCCCTGGATGCGCAAGGCGTCCCATGTGAAGCGCGGCAATATCGCGCGCATTGGCGCCGACCTGTCGCTGGACTGCCGCTGGACCCTGGACTACCCCGAGGATTACGCCTTCCTGGCCGCCCTGTTCGAGCGCTTGCCCGAGGAGATCGTCCCCACGCAGGCGGTTCTGGCGGTGCTGGCGGCCCATCCCGAGCTGGCCGAGATCAACGCCATGCATCACGGCGTCAGGGCCAAACCGCCGACAAAGTAG
- the pseC gene encoding UDP-4-amino-4,6-dideoxy-N-acetyl-beta-L-altrosamine transaminase, whose product MTQEPFLPYCRHVVDEDDIAAVAAVMRGEILTTGPSVAAFEDALARTVGAKHAVVCANGTAALHLAVLALGIGPGDAVLVPAQTFAATGNCARYVGAEVVLTDVDPNNGLMRVEDLEAAMAAHPGKRFKAVLPVHLNGQSADMPGLSAVARRHGLAIIEDCCHALGTVAADGTVVGDCRHGEMNVFSFHPAKTIAMGEGGAITTNDDALATRLRLYRSHGITRDSSVFEDEAGGFDAEGAPNPWYYEMQDLGFNYRACDIQCALGTSQLAKLPRFAEARRALVRHYREKLAPLAPKVTPITLSGGDAVWHLSVALIDYAACGTTRAQVMNALRAKGIGTQVNYIPMHKLPYYRKLLGEISLPGAEEYYRRCLSLPLSAAMTEADVDRVVEGLGEVLGL is encoded by the coding sequence GTGACCCAGGAACCGTTCCTCCCCTATTGCCGCCATGTGGTGGATGAGGACGACATCGCCGCCGTGGCCGCCGTCATGCGCGGCGAAATTCTGACCACCGGGCCTTCGGTCGCCGCCTTCGAGGATGCCTTGGCCCGCACGGTGGGAGCCAAGCACGCCGTGGTCTGCGCCAATGGCACCGCCGCTCTGCATCTGGCGGTGCTGGCGTTAGGCATCGGTCCCGGCGATGCGGTGCTGGTGCCCGCCCAGACCTTCGCCGCCACGGGCAATTGCGCCCGCTATGTGGGCGCCGAAGTGGTGCTGACCGATGTGGACCCCAATAACGGCCTGATGCGGGTCGAGGACCTGGAAGCCGCCATGGCGGCCCATCCTGGCAAGCGGTTCAAGGCCGTGCTTCCCGTCCACCTCAACGGCCAGTCGGCGGACATGCCGGGCCTTTCCGCCGTGGCCCGCCGTCATGGTCTGGCGATCATCGAGGATTGCTGTCACGCGCTCGGCACCGTCGCCGCCGACGGCACGGTCGTCGGCGATTGCCGCCATGGCGAGATGAACGTCTTCTCCTTCCACCCCGCCAAGACCATCGCCATGGGGGAAGGCGGCGCCATCACCACCAATGACGACGCCCTGGCCACCCGCCTGCGCCTCTATCGCAGCCACGGCATCACGCGGGACTCTTCGGTCTTCGAAGATGAGGCGGGAGGCTTCGACGCCGAGGGCGCGCCCAATCCCTGGTATTACGAGATGCAGGACCTGGGCTTCAACTACCGGGCCTGCGACATCCAGTGCGCCTTGGGAACCAGCCAACTGGCCAAGCTGCCCCGCTTCGCCGAGGCGCGGCGCGCACTGGTGCGCCATTACCGCGAAAAGCTGGCGCCGCTGGCCCCTAAGGTGACACCCATCACGCTGTCGGGCGGTGACGCGGTCTGGCATCTGTCGGTGGCGCTGATCGACTATGCCGCCTGCGGCACGACACGGGCCCAGGTGATGAACGCGCTCAGGGCCAAGGGCATCGGCACCCAGGTGAACTACATCCCCATGCACAAGCTGCCCTATTACCGCAAGCTGCTGGGCGAGATCAGCCTGCCCGGCGCGGAGGAATACTACCGCCGCTGCCTGTCCCTGCCCCTGTCGGCGGCCATGACCGAAGCCGATGTGGACCGGGTGGTGGAGGGCTTGGGCGAGGTCCTGGGGCTGTGA
- the pseB gene encoding UDP-N-acetylglucosamine 4,6-dehydratase (inverting), with protein sequence MTASKYYDINLDLEGKSILVTGGTGSFGKKFVKTVLERYNPHRLIIFSRDELKQFEMAQTFDPAQHRCLRYFLGDVRDRERLQMAMREVDVVVHAAALKQVPAAEYNPFEFVRTNILGAENVVQAALANKVGHVIALSTDKAMSPINLYGATKLASDKIFVAANNLSGSVGSKFAVVRYGNVVGSRGSVVPFFHKLIQNGATELPITDARMTRFWITLEQGVDFVLSCLDKMQGGETYIPKIPSMRMTDLAEAMGPGLPHKIIGIRPGEKIHEVMITEDYARNTVELPDRYIIQPVFAFWTTEHLIDAGAKVVPDDFRYGSDNNTDWMDGPRLHSMLSGLEL encoded by the coding sequence TTGACCGCATCCAAGTACTACGACATCAACCTCGATCTCGAGGGCAAGTCCATCCTGGTCACCGGCGGCACCGGCTCGTTCGGCAAGAAGTTCGTGAAAACGGTGCTGGAACGTTACAACCCGCATCGCCTGATCATCTTTTCGCGCGATGAACTCAAGCAGTTCGAGATGGCCCAGACCTTCGACCCGGCCCAGCATCGCTGCCTGCGTTACTTCCTGGGCGATGTGCGCGACCGCGAGCGGCTGCAGATGGCCATGCGCGAAGTGGACGTGGTGGTCCATGCCGCCGCGCTGAAGCAGGTTCCGGCCGCCGAGTACAACCCCTTCGAATTCGTGCGCACCAATATCCTGGGCGCCGAGAACGTGGTGCAGGCGGCGCTGGCCAACAAGGTCGGCCATGTCATCGCGCTGTCCACCGACAAGGCCATGAGCCCCATCAATCTTTACGGCGCCACCAAACTGGCCTCGGACAAGATCTTCGTCGCCGCCAATAATCTGTCGGGCTCGGTGGGCTCCAAGTTCGCCGTGGTGCGCTATGGCAATGTGGTGGGCTCGCGCGGTTCCGTCGTGCCGTTCTTCCACAAGCTGATCCAGAATGGCGCCACCGAACTGCCCATCACCGATGCCCGCATGACCCGGTTCTGGATCACCCTGGAACAGGGCGTCGATTTCGTGCTGTCGTGCCTGGACAAGATGCAGGGCGGCGAGACCTATATCCCCAAGATCCCCTCCATGCGCATGACCGATCTGGCCGAGGCCATGGGGCCGGGCCTGCCGCACAAGATCATCGGCATTCGCCCCGGCGAGAAGATCCACGAAGTGATGATCACCGAGGATTACGCCCGCAACACGGTGGAGCTGCCCGACCGCTATATCATCCAGCCGGTCTTCGCCTTCTGGACCACCGAGCATCTGATCGACGCGGGCGCCAAGGTGGTGCCCGACGACTTCCGCTATGGCTCGGACAACAACACCGACTGGATGGACGGGCCGCGCCTGCATTCCATGCTGTCGGGGCTGGAACTGTGA
- a CDS encoding GNAT family N-acetyltransferase, with product MEFRKAVGEDAPDLLVWRNDPDTIASSLTGKGVAPADHFAWIARVLASPDYILLMAEQAGEKLGMVRFDRDDEGEWEVSINLNPAARGRGLAACVLAGAIAAAFPGQGRPTLVAWVKRSNPASWRIFQRCGFAHQGDEDGVGYFRLAPSCGVGGRMP from the coding sequence ATGGAGTTCCGCAAGGCGGTGGGCGAGGACGCGCCGGATCTGCTGGTCTGGCGCAACGATCCGGACACCATCGCCAGTTCCCTGACCGGCAAGGGGGTGGCCCCGGCCGATCACTTCGCCTGGATCGCCCGCGTCCTGGCCAGCCCGGACTACATCTTGCTGATGGCCGAGCAGGCGGGGGAAAAGCTGGGCATGGTGCGCTTCGACCGCGACGACGAGGGCGAGTGGGAGGTCAGCATCAACCTCAACCCGGCAGCGCGCGGGCGCGGTCTGGCGGCTTGTGTCCTGGCGGGCGCCATCGCGGCGGCCTTTCCTGGCCAAGGCCGTCCAACGCTGGTCGCCTGGGTCAAACGCAGCAACCCCGCCAGTTGGCGGATCTTCCAGCGCTGCGGCTTCGCCCATCAAGGAGACGAGGACGGGGTCGGATACTTTCGGCTTGCCCCTTCTTGTGGAGTTGGGGGACGCATGCCATGA
- the pseG gene encoding UDP-2,4-diacetamido-2,4,6-trideoxy-beta-L-altropyranose hydrolase has product MVTPTICFRADASAAMGTGHVMRCLTLADELARRGGRCLFVSTPETAEMVPSLPYEVVTPEQLPFGSALVVIDHYGIGAGEEARIRSMSRAVMVIDDLPTRRHHSDLLLDQTFGRRPEEYRDLVPHNSVVLAGSDYALLRPQFAAARSKSLARRDGSLRRLLVSLGGTDPDNITGRVLDAVAGSGLAVDVVMGAKAPHLDAVKAQAAAMAEVTVHVGVSDMAGLMVGADLAIGAAGTSTWERCCLGLPTLMLVIAENQRDVARLVGLSGAARLITVDDLPAALTVPSTELRALSAAAAKICDGLGAARTVDAIRRLPFLKGLAP; this is encoded by the coding sequence ATGGTCACGCCCACCATCTGTTTTCGCGCCGACGCCAGTGCCGCCATGGGCACCGGCCATGTCATGCGCTGCCTTACCCTGGCCGACGAATTGGCGCGGCGTGGGGGGCGGTGCCTGTTCGTGTCCACGCCGGAAACGGCGGAAATGGTGCCGTCGCTGCCCTATGAGGTGGTGACGCCCGAGCAATTGCCCTTCGGCTCCGCCCTGGTGGTGATCGACCATTACGGCATCGGCGCGGGGGAAGAAGCCCGCATCCGAAGCATGAGCCGGGCGGTGATGGTCATCGACGACCTGCCCACCCGGCGCCATCACTCGGACCTGCTCCTTGACCAGACCTTCGGGCGGCGGCCGGAGGAGTACCGGGATCTGGTGCCCCACAACTCCGTCGTTCTGGCTGGCTCCGACTATGCTCTGCTGCGGCCGCAATTCGCCGCCGCCCGCTCCAAGTCCCTGGCGCGGCGCGACGGAAGCCTTCGCCGCCTGCTGGTCAGCCTGGGCGGGACCGATCCCGACAATATCACTGGCCGGGTACTCGACGCGGTTGCCGGGTCGGGTCTTGCCGTCGATGTGGTGATGGGGGCCAAGGCGCCCCATCTCGATGCGGTCAAGGCCCAGGCCGCCGCCATGGCTGAGGTCACGGTTCATGTGGGCGTGTCCGACATGGCCGGGCTGATGGTTGGGGCCGATCTGGCCATCGGCGCGGCGGGCACGTCTACCTGGGAGCGCTGCTGTCTGGGACTGCCCACCCTGATGCTGGTCATCGCCGAGAATCAGCGCGACGTGGCCCGGCTGGTGGGGCTAAGTGGCGCCGCCCGCCTGATCACCGTGGACGATCTGCCCGCCGCGCTGACCGTTCCTTCCACCGAGCTTCGCGCCCTGTCCGCCGCCGCCGCCAAGATCTGCGACGGGCTGGGTGCCGCCCGGACCGTTGACGCCATCCGACGCCTGCCGTTCCTGAAAGGCCTTGCCCCATGA
- the pseI gene encoding pseudaminic acid synthase produces the protein MTEIAIAGRPVGPDHPPFIIAEMSANHNGDLGRALALLEAAAKAGADAVKLQTLKPDAITIDCDKPDFVIEGGPWGGRKLFDLYAEAQTPWEWHSKLFQRGKELGLIVFSSPFDMAAVDFLAGLDAPAFKIASFEMADPGLVAHAAAKGKPIIVSTGMAGLGDIAATVETVRRAGNDQLVLLHCISSYPAPTEDANLATIPHMAQAFGVPVGLSDHTQGTAVAVAAVALGACVIEKHFTLRRADGGLDSHFSLEPEELVQLVRDCRAAWTARGRISYALAECEQGSKGFRRSLYVVEDLHPGETITEDKVRSIRPGYGLEPKFLPEILGRKARKAVPRGTAFDWSMIE, from the coding sequence ATGACCGAGATCGCCATTGCCGGACGGCCCGTCGGCCCCGACCATCCGCCCTTCATCATCGCCGAGATGTCCGCCAATCATAACGGCGATCTGGGCCGCGCCCTGGCGCTGCTGGAAGCGGCGGCCAAGGCCGGGGCCGATGCGGTCAAGCTGCAGACCCTAAAGCCCGATGCCATCACCATCGATTGCGACAAGCCCGACTTCGTCATCGAGGGCGGCCCCTGGGGGGGGCGCAAGCTCTTCGACCTCTATGCCGAGGCTCAGACGCCGTGGGAATGGCATTCCAAGCTGTTCCAGCGGGGCAAGGAGCTGGGGCTCATCGTCTTTTCCTCGCCCTTCGACATGGCGGCGGTGGACTTCCTGGCCGGTCTTGATGCCCCCGCCTTCAAGATCGCCAGTTTCGAGATGGCCGATCCCGGACTGGTCGCCCATGCCGCGGCCAAGGGCAAGCCCATCATCGTCTCCACCGGTATGGCGGGCCTCGGCGACATCGCCGCCACGGTGGAGACGGTGCGCCGCGCGGGCAATGACCAGTTGGTGCTGCTCCACTGCATCAGCTCTTACCCCGCGCCCACCGAGGACGCCAATCTCGCCACCATTCCCCATATGGCCCAGGCCTTCGGCGTGCCGGTGGGTCTGTCGGACCATACCCAGGGCACGGCGGTGGCGGTGGCGGCGGTGGCGCTGGGCGCCTGCGTCATCGAGAAGCACTTCACGCTGCGCCGTGCCGATGGCGGCCTTGATTCCCATTTCTCGTTAGAGCCCGAGGAACTGGTCCAGCTGGTCCGGGACTGCCGCGCCGCCTGGACGGCGCGCGGGCGCATCTCCTACGCCCTGGCCGAGTGCGAGCAGGGCTCCAAGGGCTTCCGCCGCTCGCTTTATGTGGTGGAGGATCTGCACCCCGGCGAAACCATCACCGAGGACAAGGTGCGCTCCATCCGCCCCGGTTACGGGCTGGAACCCAAATTCCTGCCCGAGATCCTGGGTCGCAAGGCGCGCAAGGCCGTGCCGCGCGGCACCGCCTTTGACTGGTCCATGATCGAGTGA
- a CDS encoding NADPH:quinone oxidoreductase family protein, translating to MKAVICPAFGQDLVVTDFPAPAMIPGGIRIKVRAAGVNFADSLITGGKYQEKMEPPFVPGMELAGEVIEVAEGVTTCKPGDRVMATVTGGAFAEEAVCDQTDVYVLPDSLDFVTAAGFPVAYGTSHLGLKAKAGLRAGETLVVHGAAGGVGLTAVEVGRALGATIIGTAGGPDKVKVALEHGAHFGIDYKSEDIRERVKALTDGKGADVVYDPVGGQVFDASLRSIAADGRILIIGFAGGTVQQIPANILLVKNVTVIGYYWGAYRKIAPQMVRDSMLECLDWWAAGKLSPHVSKVMDLSQAVDAIGLLKGRAATGKIVLTTS from the coding sequence ATGAAAGCCGTCATCTGCCCCGCTTTCGGCCAGGATCTGGTCGTCACCGACTTCCCCGCGCCCGCCATGATCCCTGGCGGAATCCGTATCAAGGTACGGGCGGCGGGCGTCAATTTCGCCGATTCCCTGATCACCGGGGGCAAGTACCAGGAAAAGATGGAGCCGCCCTTCGTGCCCGGCATGGAACTGGCGGGCGAGGTCATCGAGGTGGCGGAGGGCGTCACCACCTGCAAACCCGGCGACCGGGTCATGGCCACGGTGACGGGAGGCGCTTTCGCCGAAGAGGCGGTCTGCGATCAGACCGATGTCTATGTCCTGCCCGATTCCCTCGACTTCGTCACCGCCGCGGGCTTCCCGGTGGCCTATGGCACCTCCCATCTGGGGCTCAAGGCCAAGGCTGGTCTGCGGGCGGGCGAGACCTTGGTGGTGCACGGCGCGGCGGGCGGCGTGGGCCTCACCGCCGTCGAGGTGGGCCGCGCCCTGGGCGCCACAATCATCGGCACCGCTGGTGGACCGGACAAGGTCAAGGTGGCCCTGGAGCACGGCGCCCATTTCGGCATCGACTACAAATCCGAGGATATCCGCGAGCGCGTCAAGGCCCTGACCGACGGTAAGGGCGCCGATGTGGTCTATGATCCCGTGGGCGGGCAGGTCTTCGACGCCTCCTTGCGCTCCATCGCCGCCGATGGCCGCATCCTGATCATCGGCTTCGCGGGCGGCACGGTGCAGCAGATTCCCGCCAATATCCTCCTGGTCAAGAATGTCACGGTGATCGGCTATTACTGGGGCGCCTACCGCAAGATCGCGCCGCAGATGGTGCGCGACTCCATGCTGGAATGTCTGGACTGGTGGGCGGCGGGGAAACTCAGCCCCCATGTCTCCAAGGTCATGGACCTGTCCCAGGCGGTCGACGCCATCGGCCTCCTGAAAGGCCGCGCCGCCACGGGAAAAATCGTTCTGACGACATCCTAA
- a CDS encoding NUDIX hydrolase, whose amino-acid sequence MKPSGPNLRAIPDGDDRERLFCGDCGFILYENPKIIVGAVCTWGEKYLMVKRAIEPRLGTWTMPIGYMELGETADQGALREVWEEARAVAEVDGLLAVFSFPQISQVHMIYRARMTGPDFAAGPESLEAGLFTWDEIPWDHLAYPNVRMALEYERQVKGQTGFAPIGL is encoded by the coding sequence ATGAAGCCCTCCGGGCCGAATCTGCGTGCCATTCCCGATGGCGACGACCGCGAACGGCTGTTCTGCGGCGATTGCGGCTTCATCCTTTACGAAAATCCCAAGATCATCGTCGGCGCGGTCTGCACCTGGGGCGAGAAGTACCTGATGGTGAAGCGGGCCATCGAGCCGCGCCTGGGGACCTGGACCATGCCCATCGGCTATATGGAACTGGGCGAGACGGCGGATCAGGGCGCGCTCCGCGAAGTATGGGAGGAGGCCCGCGCCGTGGCCGAGGTGGACGGGCTGCTGGCGGTGTTCTCCTTTCCCCAGATCAGCCAGGTCCACATGATCTACCGCGCCCGCATGACGGGCCCCGATTTCGCCGCCGGGCCGGAAAGCCTGGAAGCGGGCCTGTTCACCTGGGACGAGATCCCCTGGGACCATCTCGCCTATCCCAATGTGCGAATGGCCCTGGAATATGAGCGCCAGGTCAAGGGCCAAACCGGCTTCGCGCCCATCGGGTTGTAA
- a CDS encoding tetratricopeptide repeat protein, producing the protein MTRSEADRVLDEAETLWLSGEKQRARECCLRARLLYHETGDGRGEADALTRMGDIEAETGHGNGARQAYVEARQLYAQGGDQREQGSILVRLAHLAQREGDGAGARSFYQSALDLYESAADPSGLGHVHRALGHMERDAGAQDKALDRYREALACYRHAADTLGEAGTLKSMAAVQRNLGHLDKARAECDQALILLRQAGDLLGEAKATRLMARILADEGLHDQARKSMHAAAKLFGRAGDVAAHDEAEAEARGL; encoded by the coding sequence ATGACCCGAAGCGAAGCCGACCGTGTTCTCGACGAGGCCGAAACCCTGTGGCTTTCGGGTGAGAAACAGCGGGCAAGGGAGTGCTGTCTCAGGGCCCGCCTGCTCTATCACGAGACCGGCGACGGGCGGGGCGAGGCCGACGCGCTGACCCGCATGGGCGATATCGAAGCGGAAACCGGCCACGGCAACGGAGCCCGCCAGGCCTATGTGGAGGCCCGCCAACTTTATGCCCAGGGCGGCGACCAGCGCGAACAGGGATCGATCCTGGTCCGCCTGGCCCATCTGGCCCAGCGCGAGGGTGATGGGGCGGGGGCCCGCTCCTTCTATCAGTCGGCCCTGGACCTTTATGAATCGGCGGCAGATCCTTCCGGTTTGGGCCATGTGCACCGCGCCCTGGGCCATATGGAGCGAGATGCGGGCGCCCAGGACAAGGCCCTGGACCGCTACCGCGAAGCCCTGGCCTGCTACCGGCACGCCGCCGACACTCTGGGCGAGGCGGGAACCCTCAAATCCATGGCCGCCGTGCAACGGAACCTCGGCCATCTGGACAAGGCGCGGGCCGAGTGCGACCAGGCCCTGATCCTGCTGCGTCAGGCGGGCGACCTGCTGGGCGAGGCCAAGGCGACAAGGCTGATGGCCCGCATCCTGGCCGATGAGGGGCTGCACGATCAGGCGCGCAAATCCATGCACGCCGCCGCCAAACTGTTCGGCCGGGCGGGCGACGTGGCGGCCCATGACGAGGCGGAGGCCGAGGCAAGAGGGTTGTAG